The DNA window AATCTCTGAGCATGTCCATGGATATTTGCTGTATGTCACCAGGTGAGGCATAGTTTGAAGTAAGAGCATGTAAGTCTGCGGAAAAAAAGAAACTTTCATGTTCTTTTTGTAAAGAAATCCAATTTTTTATTGCTCCAACATAGTGCCCCAAATGCAAAGGGCCAGTAGGGCGCATACCACTAACTACTCTCATACCAAACTAGCTTACCTACAAGAGAGCCTGTACCGTGTCAATGGATAATGTACTTGTCAGTCTTTTATACTATCTAAACAGAGTTATTTCTTGGATGCTGTTGTTTAAAGACTTTGTGCAATTGCTGCTTTTGAATATGCGTATAAATTTGTGTGGTGCTTAGGCTGCTATGGCCTAACATTTTTTGAATGGATCGCAAGTCAGCTCCTTGCGCCAAAAGATGACTGGCAAAACTATGCCTTAAAGTGTGAGGAGATATATTGCCCAAACCCGGAATTTTTTGACTGTGTTTTTTGATCATATGCCAGATCATTTGGCGGCTTAATGCATTTCCTCGGTTATTAACAAAAATATAGGCTGAGGATGATTTTTTTAAATACAAGGGTCGAGCCTCTTTAAAATAATGTTCTATACTTTCTATGGCTTGAGGGTGGATAGGCACCAAGCGTTCTTTATGGCCTTTGCCTAAGACCTTAATGATATGTTGATGGATATCTAAATCTTGAGTTTTTAAGTTGATGATTTCAGATACGCGCAAACCGCAAGCGTAAAATAGTTCAAGAATACATTTGTTGCGTAAATCTTGTTTTTTATTCAAGTTAAAGTGCTCAGAGCTCAACAGGGCATCAATGTTTTCTTGTGAAATGACTTTAGGTAAGGTCAATTGCTTTTTAGGCAAAGATAAATGCCAAACGCTGTCAATGGTGCTGTTGTAATTTTGACTCATGAACTTTGCCAATGAACGTAAACATGAAATCTTGCGCGCAATACTACTATTTTTATAGTTTTTATCGCTCAGGTGTTTTAGGTAATGCTGCAGTTGCAGCAAACTAAGGCTTTGTAAGTTTTTGGCATGCTCTATTTGAAAGTAATTAAGAATAGATTTTAGGTCATTGTCATAGGAATCGATGGTTTGTTCAGAGTAGTCTTTTTCAATGCGCAAGTGTTCTAAAAAATGCTCAATAAGGTCCTGACTGGATAAATTATGCATTGTGTTATTCAAAGTAAACTTTATTGCGACCAGCCCTTTTTGCTTCATATAACAAGTGGTCTGCACCTCTTAAGAAATCTTCTTCAGATTGATAGTTTTTCCCTGTAAACGTTTCAACACCAATG is part of the bacterium genome and encodes:
- a CDS encoding tyrosine recombinase — protein: MKQKGLVAIKFTLNNTMHNLSSQDLIEHFLEHLRIEKDYSEQTIDSYDNDLKSILNYFQIEHAKNLQSLSLLQLQHYLKHLSDKNYKNSSIARKISCLRSLAKFMSQNYNSTIDSVWHLSLPKKQLTLPKVISQENIDALLSSEHFNLNKKQDLRNKCILELFYACGLRVSEIINLKTQDLDIHQHIIKVLGKGHKERLVPIHPQAIESIEHYFKEARPLYLKKSSSAYIFVNNRGNALSRQMIWHMIKKHSQKIPGLGNISPHTLRHSFASHLLAQGADLRSIQKMLGHSSLSTTQIYTHIQKQQLHKVFKQQHPRNNSV